Proteins encoded by one window of Alphaproteobacteria bacterium:
- a CDS encoding uracil-DNA glycosylase, which yields MTDSHPSALALLAWYIDSGIDEAIAPEPRNYYQPAPPAPPVPPAPEPEGSQAIRLPAARPPRAGASVPLDLESPAAAQQSAQALAAAAGSLAELAQAMQRFEGCALKHTASNLVFGDGNPEAQVMFVGEAPGADEDRQGKPFVGVSGQLLDRMIACIGLDRGNAYITNIISWRPPGNRKPTSAEVITCLPFVQRHIELVAPRLLVLVGGTAASALSGQSQGITRLRGRWLDYQTPGGKTIPALPIFHPAYLLRQPALKREAWRDLLAIRERLEQMT from the coding sequence ATGACCGACAGCCACCCTTCAGCTCTTGCCCTGCTCGCCTGGTACATCGATTCCGGGATCGACGAGGCCATTGCGCCAGAGCCCCGTAATTATTATCAGCCAGCACCGCCGGCACCGCCGGTACCGCCGGCGCCGGAGCCAGAGGGATCCCAAGCTATCCGGCTGCCCGCAGCCCGGCCGCCGCGCGCCGGCGCCAGCGTGCCGCTCGACCTCGAATCTCCGGCCGCCGCACAACAGAGCGCCCAGGCCCTGGCCGCCGCCGCCGGCTCGCTGGCCGAACTGGCCCAGGCCATGCAGCGCTTCGAGGGCTGTGCGCTCAAGCACACGGCCAGCAACCTGGTGTTCGGCGACGGCAATCCCGAGGCCCAGGTGATGTTCGTGGGCGAGGCGCCGGGCGCCGACGAGGACCGCCAAGGCAAGCCCTTCGTCGGCGTCTCCGGCCAGCTTCTCGATCGCATGATCGCCTGCATCGGGCTAGACCGCGGCAACGCCTATATTACCAACATCATCTCCTGGCGGCCGCCCGGCAACCGCAAACCGACCAGCGCCGAGGTCATCACCTGCCTGCCCTTCGTGCAGCGCCACATCGAATTGGTGGCGCCCCGCCTGCTGGTGCTGGTCGGCGGTACCGCGGCCAGCGCCCTGAGCGGTCAGAGCCAGGGTATCACCCGTCTACGCGGCCGCTGGCTCGACTACCAGACCCCGGGGGGCAAGACCATCCCCGCGCTTCCCATATTCCATCCCGCCTACCTGCTGCGCCAACCGGCGCTCAAGCGCGAGGCCTGGCGCGACCTGCTGGCCATCCGCGAACGCCTCGAGCAAATGACTTGA